Within Cellulophaga sp. L1A9, the genomic segment CTTGAAATAACTGATTATAAGTTTCGTCTAGATACGCATTAAGGATACGTGATTTTTGCCCGGTGCCCTTTGCCCTATTTCTGTCACTATCCCAGTCGGTTATTAAAACTTTGCGATTTAAACTGATGGCAGCCCTTTTTCCGTTTACGGTAATCCGTGCGTAAAGAGATGCCTCACTGTTCTTTGTTCTGGATAAGTTTACCCAAAACAGAATACTGAATGAAGAAGATGTTTTCATAATTTCGTCTTTTTGTTAACATTAAATGTTGTTATCAGACGAAAGTCAAATCACTTAAAGATACATTTATTTAGCCTACACAGAGGAATTTTAACAATTCGGTCAACACTTTTTAAAAAATTAATTTGTTAACCGAATTGTTGACATGTTCTTTGGATATAATTGTTTTTTTTTGATATCCCTAAAAACATAAAAACCTGTTAATCATAAGATTAACAGGTTTTTAGTATAGATTGATATCTAATTTCGTCGGGATGACAGGATTTGAACCTGCGACCACACGACCCCCAGCCGTGTACGCTACCGGACTGCGCTACATCCCGATTAAATTAAGCTTCAAATATATACAATACTACCGCTAAAAAAAAAGATTTTACCCAATGAATCCTTCAGTAATTGAATATAAAAAATCCCTCTCATAAAGTATTTAAAATTGAAGGTTTAGCAGATAAAAGCTATCTTAGAAGCTTAAAGTATTCAACGTGAAATTTTTAATCTTATTTTTAGTTCCCCTTTACTGCTTAGCACAACCGAATGAATTTTTCAAGGATGAAGTATCTTCAATTACCAGAAAATACGATTCTTTATGGGATTCCTCTAAAGAAACGATAGTATTTACAGGGAGTTCTAGTGTTCGGATGTGGAAATCCTTAAATCAATATTTCCCTGAACATCAAATCCTAAACACAGGGTTTGGAGGATCTCAAACTATTGATTTATTAGGATACACAGAAGAGCTTATTTTAATGTATCAACCAAAAAAAGTATTTATCTACGAAGGAGATAATGATATTTCGTCTAAAAAAAGGCATAAAGAAATTCTTCATACTTTTTCTAAAGTAATTCAAAAAATAAAAAAGAATGATAGCACCACAAAAGTGGTTATTATATCGGCTAAACCAAGTATCTCTAGGTGGAAACACAAAGGAAAATACAAACGTTTAAACAGAAAACTAAAACGCTTTTGTGAAGGAAATGACAACCTAGAATTTGCGAACGTATGGGATATTATGCTCGATAGAAAAAAAATAAAATCGGATCTTTTTATAAGTGATGGCTTACATATGAATGAAAAAGGATATCAACTTTGGCATTCTATTATTAAAGATTACATTGATTAACACGCTAGTTTTGTATCTATGAAAAAAAAGATTTTTGCTTTAAAAATAGCTTTATTCGCTTTAGCGATAGTTTCCGTTTCATGTGCCGAAAAAAAGAAGAAAGTTGTGCTCGTATTTCCTGAAACAAACTTAGCTGCAGAAAATATTATTCCGAAGCCTTCTAAAGTTATTGCTACAAATTCTGCCTTTGGTTTGGATCAAAACACGATAATTTACACTTCGCAAGCATTTAATGGATATACTGAAGTAGGAAAATTTCTATCTGACAAGATTGAAGAAGTTACTGCATTAAAAGTTCCTGTAAATACGACAGAGCGAGAAACTGCAGATCGTATTATTTACATCAATCAATCTGACAGTCTGGAGCTAGAAACAAAAGAATCCTATCAGTTATACATTTCAAAAGATTCTATCATCATCAATTCTAAGACTGCTGAAGGCGCTTTTAGAGGAGTACAGACACTAAGACAGATTATCCCAGAAAAAAGCAATGACACCATCACAGATCACGCTATGTGGCTAATTCCAACTGGAAAGATAATAGACAGTCCTAATTTTGAATACCGAGGTGCCATGCTAGATGTTGCTAGACATTTTTTTAGCGTTACCGATGTAAAAAAATATATAGACCTATTGGCCTACTATAAAATTAACAAATTACACCTACACCTTACCGATGATCAAGGGTGGCGTATTGAAATAAAATCTTGGCCAAAATTGACTACTGTTTCTGGTGCCACAGAAGTAGGTGGTGGTAAAGGAGGCTTTTACACGCAAGAGGACTATAGTGACATTGTTGCTTATGCCTCTAAACACCACATGACTATTATTCCTGAAGTAGATATGCCGGGGCATACCAATGCAGCTTCTGTTGCCTATCCAATTCTTAATGGAAATGGAAAAACAATGAAACCTTATACGGGAACACATGTTGGCTTTAGTACGTTTGACGCGCATAAGGATACCGTTTACGCCTTTATTGATGATGTTGTTCGCGAAATAGCAGCACTTTCACCTGGACCTTATTTTCATATAGGAGGAGATGAAAGCCATGTAACAAAGAAGAATGATTATATTTATTTTGTAAATCGTGTAGAAAAAATTGTTCAAAAACATGGGAAGCAAATGATTGGTTGGGATGAAATTATGCAAGCGGATGTAAATAGCACAA encodes:
- a CDS encoding GDSL-type esterase/lipase family protein gives rise to the protein MKFLILFLVPLYCLAQPNEFFKDEVSSITRKYDSLWDSSKETIVFTGSSSVRMWKSLNQYFPEHQILNTGFGGSQTIDLLGYTEELILMYQPKKVFIYEGDNDISSKKRHKEILHTFSKVIQKIKKNDSTTKVVIISAKPSISRWKHKGKYKRLNRKLKRFCEGNDNLEFANVWDIMLDRKKIKSDLFISDGLHMNEKGYQLWHSIIKDYID
- a CDS encoding family 20 glycosylhydrolase; the protein is MKKKIFALKIALFALAIVSVSCAEKKKKVVLVFPETNLAAENIIPKPSKVIATNSAFGLDQNTIIYTSQAFNGYTEVGKFLSDKIEEVTALKVPVNTTERETADRIIYINQSDSLELETKESYQLYISKDSIIINSKTAEGAFRGVQTLRQIIPEKSNDTITDHAMWLIPTGKIIDSPNFEYRGAMLDVARHFFSVTDVKKYIDLLAYYKINKLHLHLTDDQGWRIEIKSWPKLTTVSGATEVGGGKGGFYTQEDYSDIVAYASKHHMTIIPEVDMPGHTNAASVAYPILNGNGKTMKPYTGTHVGFSTFDAHKDTVYAFIDDVVREIAALSPGPYFHIGGDESHVTKKNDYIYFVNRVEKIVQKHGKQMIGWDEIMQADVNSTSIAQHWNTKKNALDAAVRGSKIIMSPATKSYLDMKYDDASIHGLDWAALIPVDTAYNWSPTTYIEELKKENILGIEAPLWSETISNMSELEYLAFPRIIGYAELGWSTDENRNWEDFKTRLANQTPYLNRMKVNYYPSALIDWKTAPSKTILKN